One region of bacterium genomic DNA includes:
- the ruvA gene encoding Holliday junction branch migration protein RuvA translates to MYHHIKGTLIHKHPAEAVLEANGVGYQISISLNTFEKLPEAGNQAKLLTYLHVKEDVLQLFGFIEDKERKVFRILIGISGVGPKLALTLLSHMSPENLEQAVANQDMTMLTSISGIGKKTAERLLVELKGKIAEAVVEGLPSIKGQGTGAGDPVIEALMTLGLNFAEAKGALDKAKAKLGDKAPVEQLIREALKGK, encoded by the coding sequence ATGTACCATCACATCAAAGGGACCCTGATCCACAAACACCCGGCCGAGGCGGTGCTGGAGGCCAACGGGGTGGGCTACCAGATCAGCATCTCCCTGAACACCTTTGAAAAACTGCCGGAGGCCGGCAACCAGGCCAAGCTGTTGACCTACCTGCACGTCAAGGAGGATGTGCTGCAGCTGTTCGGCTTCATTGAAGACAAGGAGCGCAAGGTCTTCAGGATACTGATCGGCATCTCAGGGGTAGGACCCAAGCTGGCGCTGACCCTGCTTTCCCACATGTCACCGGAGAATCTGGAGCAGGCGGTGGCCAACCAGGACATGACCATGCTGACCTCGATCTCCGGGATCGGCAAGAAGACGGCCGAGCGGCTTTTAGTCGAGCTGAAGGGCAAGATCGCCGAGGCGGTGGTGGAGGGGCTGCCCAGCATCAAAGGACAGGGGACAGGGGCCGGTGACCCTGTGATAGAGGCCCTGATGACCCTTGGGCTGAATTTCGCCGAGGCCAAGGGCGCACTGGACAAGGCCAAGGCCAAGCTGGGGGACAAGGCTCCGGTGGAGCAGTTGATCCGGGAA
- the ruvC gene encoding crossover junction endodeoxyribonuclease RuvC, with translation MVILGIDPGSHKTGYGLIECGGSQSKVIALGCLKARPGASLSARLLTIHQGLSQVIQKYQPQEAAVEATFFGKNVHSALVMGHARGVCLLAVEQAGCKLFEYSPLEVKKAVVGQGRAGKGQVGFMIRALLGLKVNPQEDEADALAVAMCHWQRRQFTSKVIKDVKG, from the coding sequence CCGGAAGCCATAAGACTGGGTACGGCCTGATAGAATGCGGCGGTAGCCAAAGCAAGGTAATAGCCCTCGGGTGCCTAAAGGCACGGCCGGGGGCTTCCCTTTCGGCCCGCCTGCTTACCATCCATCAGGGGTTGAGCCAGGTCATCCAAAAGTACCAGCCCCAGGAGGCGGCGGTGGAGGCCACTTTTTTTGGAAAGAACGTCCACAGCGCGCTGGTGATGGGCCACGCCCGGGGTGTCTGCCTGCTGGCGGTGGAACAGGCCGGCTGCAAGCTTTTTGAGTATTCTCCGCTGGAGGTCAAGAAGGCGGTGGTGGGGCAGGGCCGGGCCGGAAAGGGCCAGGTGGGCTTCATGATCCGGGCGCTGTTGGGTTTAAAGGTCAATCCCCAGGAGGACGAGGCCGACGCCCTGGCGGTGGCGATGTGCCATTGGCAGAGGAGGCAATTCACTTCAAAGGTCATAAAGGATGTAAAAGGGTAA